A stretch of Apostichopus japonicus isolate 1M-3 chromosome 9, ASM3797524v1, whole genome shotgun sequence DNA encodes these proteins:
- the LOC139974557 gene encoding uncharacterized protein isoform X3 codes for MTVSIYNHIERRRTTNTTHSYRSEFLTDSLESISEYWKCCGCLSIMYCNDTCQKLHWESHKRDCVKWKKKAKKLASILLLSSTQDYPFYFSNSFANDLLNLESNEMKDKNDLESAQQDYSILLPACGDLRQMIQTVYSLPVNFTGSLKFVLNDIDPFVMARNVLLLYMISSSTEVIAPKIASIWLSLHLSEEEYTLLRASLHRLIEMDATRFKESTSDVVDVSAHSYNAMREVWMRWGKLQCHKGSKDCIKLEEERQNMVPQDEESRSSVKSYVGQVPRRHAASIDKWFSDGVIMAKETQKDILPYYNCTFTGRKVGQSFFAGTKIPSDITFNYCVNDDCVPFQMWDYLDMIKNEDCDSVTEMCHAFTTKCVTITTNMIKQRRMKLGINISDFLRLQPLLPRNAQFDRIFASNLIDYHKISVVLETLEPLLSNDNPHAVLLTETINWYGCLEKDADLPTDPHTRYELLLRNRRDSLVQSILADARGNTVSIMREFYNNMIYFVTYLRARRIHEPEVPYSGQLRRKPPTWLDLRNWSKLNLRDFRSGRNKVVPLCRRVNARTVSRCRGSNRILEWYREDGTPL; via the exons ATgactgtatctatatataatcATATTGAAAGAAGAAGAACCACAAATACAACTCATAGTTACAGGTCTGAATTCTTGACTGACAGCTTGGAGTCCATTTCAGAATACTGGAAG TGCTGTGGGTGTTTATCGATCATGTACTGCAATGATACTTGCCAAAAGTTACACTGGGAGAGCCACAAGCGTGATTGCGTCAAGTGGAAGAAAAAAGCCAAGAAACTCGCATCCATACTGCTATTATCCAGCACGCAGGACTATCCGTTTTATTTTAGTAATTCATTTGCGAATGACCTCTTGAACTTGGAGAGTAACGAAATGAAAGACAAAAATGATTTAGAGTCCGCCCAACAAGATTACAGCATTTTACTTCCTGCTTGCGGTGACCTACGTCAGATGATCCAGACGGTGTATTCACTCCCTGTAAACTTCACTGGTAGTCTGAAGTTTGTTTTGAATGATATTGACCCGTTCGTCATGGCCAGAAATGTCCTGCTACTCTATATGATAAGTTCATCTACCGAGGTCATCGCTCCAAAGATTGCATCCATCTGGTTATCACTCCACCTCTCTGAGGAAGAGTACACCCTCCTCCGTGCATCGCTCCATAGACTCATAGAGATGGACGCCACTCGGTTCAAGGAAAGCACGAGCGATGTAGTTGATGTCAGCGCGCATTCATACAACGCAATGCGTGAAGTTTGGATGAGATGGGGAAAACTGCAGTGTCATAAAGGCAGTAAGGATTGTATCAAGTTGgaagaagagagacaaaataTGGTTCCACAAGACGAGGAATCAAGATCCAGTGTTAAGTCATACGTAGGCCAAGTGCCAAGGCGTCACGCTGCATCCATTGATAAATGGTTCTCTGATGGCGTTATAATGGCAAAGGAAACCCAAAAAGACATACTACCCTATTACAACTGCACATTCACCGGTCGGAAAGTTGGACAAAGTTTCTTTGCAGGAACCAAAATTCCTTCAGATATAACATTTAATTACTGTGTCAATGATGATTGCGTCCCATTCCAGATGTGGGACTATCTAGACATGATCAAGAACGAAGACTGTGACTCCGTCACAGAAATGTGTCATGCGTTTACCACCAAATGTGTTACCATAACAACGAACATGATCAAGCAAAGAAGGATGAAGTTGGGAATTAATATTTCAGACTTCTTGAGACTTCAACCGCTTTTACCCCGCAATGCTCAATTCGACCGCATATTTGCCTCAAATTTAATTGACTACCACAAAATATCTGTCGTGTTGGAGACGTTGGAACCCCTTCTGAGTAATGATAATCCACACGCCGTTCTTCTTACTGAGACAATTAATTGGTACGGTTGTTTGGAGAAGGATGCAGACCTTCCTACTGATCCACACACTAGATACGAATTACTTCTTCGAAATAGGAGGGATTCACTCGTGCAAAGTATACTCGCCGATGCAAGGGGTAACACAGTTAGCATAATGCGAGAATTCTACAATAACATGATATATTTTGTAACTTATCTACGAGCTAGAAGGATCCATGAACCAGAGGTACCCTATTCTGGGCAGTTGAGGAGAAAACCTCCAACATGGTTGGATTTGAGAAATTGGAGTAAACTTAATCTTCGTGACTTTCGCTCAGGTAGAAATAAGGTTGTACCACTTTGCCGAAGGGTAAACGCCCGGACTGTTTCCAGATGTCGTGGAAGTAACCGTATCCTTGAATGGTATCGAGAAGATGGAACTCCTTTGTAA
- the LOC139974557 gene encoding uncharacterized protein isoform X2 produces the protein MDVKKGYCWRCNQSLRGAPKKCTSCVTAEYCSTDCLDNDKVRHESVECPNWSAKPCGSCKKIGALFECCGCLSIMYCNDTCQKLHWESHKRDCVKWKKKAKKLASILLLSSTQDYPFYFSNSFANDLLNLESNEMKDKNDLESAQQDYSILLPACGDLRQMIQTVYSLPVNFTGSLKFVLNDIDPFVMARNVLLLYMISSSTEVIAPKIASIWLSLHLSEEEYTLLRASLHRLIEMDATRFKESTSDVVDVSAHSYNAMREVWMRWGKLQCHKGSKDCIKLEEERQNMVPQDEESRSSVKSYVGQVPRRHAASIDKWFSDGVIMAKETQKDILPYYNCTFTGRKVGQSFFAGTKIPSDITFNYCVNDDCVPFQMWDYLDMIKNEDCDSVTEMCHAFTTKCVTITTNMIKQRRMKLGINISDFLRLQPLLPRNAQFDRIFASNLIDYHKISVVLETLEPLLSNDNPHAVLLTETINWYGCLEKDADLPTDPHTRYELLLRNRRDSLVQSILADARGNTVSIMREFYNNMIYFVTYLRARRIHEPEVPYSGQLRRKPPTWLDLRNWSKLNLRDFRSGRNKVVPLCRRVNARTVSRCRGSNRILEWYREDGTPL, from the exons ATGGATGTTAAAAAAGGCTACTGTTGGCGATGTAATCAATCTTTACGGGGTGCGCCGAAGAAATGTACCTCTTGTGTGACAGCTGAGTATTGCAGTACAGATTGCCTCGATAACGACAAGGTTCGACATGAGAGTGTAGAATGCCCTAATTGGTCGGCCAAACCATGTGGAAGTTGTAAGAAAATCGGAGCACTATTTGAG TGCTGTGGGTGTTTATCGATCATGTACTGCAATGATACTTGCCAAAAGTTACACTGGGAGAGCCACAAGCGTGATTGCGTCAAGTGGAAGAAAAAAGCCAAGAAACTCGCATCCATACTGCTATTATCCAGCACGCAGGACTATCCGTTTTATTTTAGTAATTCATTTGCGAATGACCTCTTGAACTTGGAGAGTAACGAAATGAAAGACAAAAATGATTTAGAGTCCGCCCAACAAGATTACAGCATTTTACTTCCTGCTTGCGGTGACCTACGTCAGATGATCCAGACGGTGTATTCACTCCCTGTAAACTTCACTGGTAGTCTGAAGTTTGTTTTGAATGATATTGACCCGTTCGTCATGGCCAGAAATGTCCTGCTACTCTATATGATAAGTTCATCTACCGAGGTCATCGCTCCAAAGATTGCATCCATCTGGTTATCACTCCACCTCTCTGAGGAAGAGTACACCCTCCTCCGTGCATCGCTCCATAGACTCATAGAGATGGACGCCACTCGGTTCAAGGAAAGCACGAGCGATGTAGTTGATGTCAGCGCGCATTCATACAACGCAATGCGTGAAGTTTGGATGAGATGGGGAAAACTGCAGTGTCATAAAGGCAGTAAGGATTGTATCAAGTTGgaagaagagagacaaaataTGGTTCCACAAGACGAGGAATCAAGATCCAGTGTTAAGTCATACGTAGGCCAAGTGCCAAGGCGTCACGCTGCATCCATTGATAAATGGTTCTCTGATGGCGTTATAATGGCAAAGGAAACCCAAAAAGACATACTACCCTATTACAACTGCACATTCACCGGTCGGAAAGTTGGACAAAGTTTCTTTGCAGGAACCAAAATTCCTTCAGATATAACATTTAATTACTGTGTCAATGATGATTGCGTCCCATTCCAGATGTGGGACTATCTAGACATGATCAAGAACGAAGACTGTGACTCCGTCACAGAAATGTGTCATGCGTTTACCACCAAATGTGTTACCATAACAACGAACATGATCAAGCAAAGAAGGATGAAGTTGGGAATTAATATTTCAGACTTCTTGAGACTTCAACCGCTTTTACCCCGCAATGCTCAATTCGACCGCATATTTGCCTCAAATTTAATTGACTACCACAAAATATCTGTCGTGTTGGAGACGTTGGAACCCCTTCTGAGTAATGATAATCCACACGCCGTTCTTCTTACTGAGACAATTAATTGGTACGGTTGTTTGGAGAAGGATGCAGACCTTCCTACTGATCCACACACTAGATACGAATTACTTCTTCGAAATAGGAGGGATTCACTCGTGCAAAGTATACTCGCCGATGCAAGGGGTAACACAGTTAGCATAATGCGAGAATTCTACAATAACATGATATATTTTGTAACTTATCTACGAGCTAGAAGGATCCATGAACCAGAGGTACCCTATTCTGGGCAGTTGAGGAGAAAACCTCCAACATGGTTGGATTTGAGAAATTGGAGTAAACTTAATCTTCGTGACTTTCGCTCAGGTAGAAATAAGGTTGTACCACTTTGCCGAAGGGTAAACGCCCGGACTGTTTCCAGATGTCGTGGAAGTAACCGTATCCTTGAATGGTATCGAGAAGATGGAACTCCTTTGTAA
- the LOC139974561 gene encoding uncharacterized protein has protein sequence MDVKEGFCWRCNLKLRIGMVICDSCKIAQYCSQKCKEADHLRHKSVECPTWSTKTCGHCQKIGAKYQCAGCLTTNYCNGDCQKRHWKRHKPVCQIWKKRVKQTALRPLKYFEDFPYYFSNSFANDLLNLESNEGKGSSSSADLSKSEKFASDFSILLPACGDLRQMIKTVYSLPENFTGNLKFVLNDIDPFAMARNILLLYMFSSSIDDTAPIISSIWLSVLLSEEEYSLLQDSLKSLIEMDSMQLKQRTNGVLEVSERSYNTLRGVWLGWKNIEAGIWTKVGFIIRQQRNLIFYRDPIALESTNGYIDQVPKRHAPSIRKWMEDGIIASGDKRLGTTWQYSNPTFTGRLPSKTFRPGESIPHDFVFTYCVRCDCIPFQMWDYLDMIQHIDCDSVTEMCHAFTTDCVIKATKMMNEKRLIIKTFIEDFLNIESFLTDSPQFDRIFTSNLIDYHHVGTVLGTLEPLLNKENPHAVILTETLNWHLEMDGADLPTDEKVQSSLLIRAALDVDPTWKRFFPMENRNYSFYREYYNNMDYFISYLRGRKLNDSGKFRYEGTKPKLPSWSDVKEWGGLHLRDFRAGRHKVVPFSRRVNARAVSMQRGSVRTLEWYRKEV, from the exons ATGGACGTGAAGGAAGGATTTTGCTGGAGGTGTAACTTAAAATTACGAATAGGAATGGTAATATGCGATTCGTGTAAAATCGCTCAATACTGCAGTCAAAAGTGCAAAGAAGCTGACCACCTACGTCATAAAAGTGTAGAATGTCCTACATGGTCAACCAAAACGTGCGGACATTGTCAGAAAATTGGAGCTAAATATCAA TGTGCTGGCTGCTTGACAACGAATTACTGTAATGGTGATTGTCAGAAGCGACACTGGAAACGGCACAAACCTGTTtgtcaaatttggaaaaaaagagTAAAGCAAACAGCATTGCGACCGCTGAAATACTTTGAAGATTTTCCTTATTACTTCAGTAATTCTTTCGCTAACGACCTCTTAAATCTAGAAAGTAACGAAGGGAAGGGCAGTTCGTCATCTGCTGACCTTAGCAAAAGTGAAAAGTTTGCTTCCGACTTTAGCATTTTACTTCCTGCTTGCGGTGACCTTCGTCAGATGATCAAGACGGTGTATTCCCTCCCTGAAAACTTCACTGGTAACCTGAAGTTTGTTTTGAATGATATTGACCCGTTCGCCATGGCCAGAAATATCCTTCTTCTGTACATGTTTAGTTCATCAATAGACGACACCGCTCCGATTATTTCGTCTATTTGGCTGTCTGTCCTTCTCTCTGAGGAAGAGTATTCCCTCCTCCAAGACTCCCTCAAAAGTCTCATCGAGATGGACTCCATGCAACTGAAACAGAGAACGAACGGTGTGCTTGAAGTAAGTGAGAGGTCCTACAACACTTTGCGTGGAGTATGGCTTGGCTGGAAGAACATTGAGGCAGGGATATGGACAAAAGTTGGATTCATTATTAGACAGCAGAGGAATCTTATCTTTTACCGCGACCCTATAGCATTGGAGAGCACCAATGGATACATCGATCAAGTTCCGAAGCGACACGCACCGTCGATTCGCAAATGGATGGAAGACGGTATAATAGCTTCCGGAGATAAACGATTAGGGACGACATGGCAGTATTCCAACCCGACCTTCACTGGTCGTCTACCGAGCAAGACTTTCCGACCAGGGGAGTCCATTCCTCATGATTTTGTATTTACATACTGCGTCAGATGTGATTGTATTCCGTTTCAGATGTGGGATTATCTTGATATGATTCAACACATCGACTGTGACTCGGTCACCGAAATGTGTCATGCCTTCACCACTGATTGCGTCATCAAAGCTACGAAAATGATGAATGAGAAACGACTGATCATAAAGACCTTCATCGAAGATTTTCTTAACATTGAATCATTTCTGACCGACAGTCCGCAATTTGATCGTATTTTCACATCCAATCTGATAGATTACCACCATGTGGGAACGGTGCTGGGGACACTTGAGCCCCTCCTTAACAAGGAGAACCCCCATGCTGTCATCTTGACGGAAACCTTGAATTGGCATTTGGAGATGGATGGTGCGGATCTACCAACTGATGAGAAAGTCCAATCGAGTTTGCTCATTCGTGCAGCATTGGATGTAGATCCAACGTGGAAACGGTTCTTCCCTATGGAGAACAGGAATTATAGCTTCTATCgtgaatattataataatatggaTTACTTCATATCTTACCTCAGAGGTAGAAAGCTCAATGATTCAGGCAAGTTTCGATACGAAGGAACTAAACCAAAATTACCATCATGGTCAGATGTGAAAGAGTGGGGAGGGTTACACCTCCGCGACTTTCGCGCCGGTAGGCATAAGGTTGTTCCATTTTCCCGAAGGGTGAACGCTCGCGCGGTAAGCATGCAGCGTGGCAGTGTTCGTACCCTCGAATGGTATCGGAAGGAGGTTTAA